In the genome of Cyclopterus lumpus isolate fCycLum1 chromosome 19, fCycLum1.pri, whole genome shotgun sequence, one region contains:
- the si:zfos-911d5.4 gene encoding uncharacterized protein si:zfos-911d5.4, which yields MPQLGSLLTQFHLSTKASENAQRQSPHQTPTLPDFIHRVRKLTGLRTEDVYSHLRIRDQLKTAKDDINIVILTGQGIFCIDVKPWRGTVSAHKQNWHLQVKEEDQHFTNTCIEQIEDPLKAIMTKTANLCGHLKKSGVSVRQSLFFPRVVFLSPDCELDEELRKRRELISHGQTDDFLQSLREGYMAWMSDALTPSWLSGRLSYRQMESVREVLRRVGTWDVVSLHCGEQLKGDFQGCQYIALNRQETETLEFSRVKTLSADSLWALLGHAPQVTVKMYKRGSQGWLGKSLNASTTIPSNTAVIFRVSGEEADAKIPANTIHSILLSN from the exons ATGCCTCAGCTTGGAAGCCTGTTGACACAGTTTCATCTCAGCACCAAAGCGTCAGAAAATGCTCAAAGACAAAGTCCACATCAGACACCAACACTACCTGACTTTATACATCGTGTCAG GAAACTCACCGGGCTGAGAACGGAAGACGTCTACAGCCATCTACGTATCCGTGACCAGCTTAAGACCGCCAAAGATGACATCAACATTGTTATCCTCACAG GCCAGGGGATCTTCTGCATCGATGTAAAACCCTGGAGAGGCACAGTGTCCGCTCACAAACAGAACTGGCACCTGCAAGTGAAGGAAGAGGACCAACACTTTACCAATACCTGCATTGAGCAGATTGAAGATCCCCTCAAAGCTATCatg ACCAAGACCGCTAACTTATGCGGCCATTTGAAGAAGAGCGGAGTGTCTGTGCGCCAAAGCCTCTTCTTCCCCAGGgttgtcttcctctctccagACTGCGAGCTCGATGaggagctgaggaagaggagggagctGATCTCTCACGGCCAGACAGACGACTTCCTCCAATCCTTAAGGGAGGGCTACATGGCCTGGATGTCAGATGCACTGACTCCATCCTGGCTCTCTG GTCGTCTGTCGTACAGGCAGATGGAGTCCGTGCGGGAAGTCCTGAGGAGGGTGGGGACGTGGGATGTGGTGAGTCTGCACTGTGGCGAGCAGCTGAAAGGAGACTTCCAGGGCTGCCAGTACATCGCTCTCAACCGACAGGAGACAGAAACGCTCGAGTTTTCCAGAGTCAAGACCCTGTCAGCCGATTCGCTGTGGGCCCTGCTGGGACACGCTCCTCAG GTAACGGTTAAAATGTACAAGCGTGGATCTCAGGGCTGGCTGGGTAAATCCCTGAACGCCTCCACAACCATCCCCTCCAACACTGCTGTGATCTTCAGGGTCAGCGGGGAGGAAGCAGATGCCAAAATCCCAGCAAACACCATTCACAGCATCTTACTCAGCAACTGA
- the LOC117748981 gene encoding homeobox protein HMX3-B, translated as MADSDAQETRQPAKDSPFSIKNLLNIEDKPTKPKSFLGSSKAVFEGSFFSRLGDLSFPRFELPTQRIGLSAQYLERASTWWYPYTLGTHLRTGGSEKANLREASPAPDRRSPDLPKSDHDGKEESAEDDIALDDSDSEEPKKEIDQEDDWRRKTGDLDSDSKPCRKKKTRTVFSRSQVFQLESTFDIKRYLSSSERAGLAASLHLTETQVKIWFQNRRNKWKRQLAAELEAANLSHAAAQRIVRVPILYHENGATETAGGPAAISPGSQSLLAFPHHMYYSHPVPLLRPV; from the exons ATGGCAGACTCTGATGCGCAAGAGACTCGCCAACCTGCAAAAGACTCGCCGTTCTCCATAAAGAACCTGCTGAACATTGAAGACAAACCCACAAAGCCCAAAAGCTTCCTCGGCTCGTCCAAAGCGGTGTTTGAAGGCAGCTTCTTCTCTCGGCTCGGTGACTTGTCTTTCCCTCGATTCGAGTTGCCAACACAGAGAATTGGACTATCGGCGCAGTATTTGGAGAGAGCGTCCACCTGGTGGTACCCGTACACGCTCGGGACGCATTTGAGGACTGGAG GGTCCGAGAAGGCCAACCTGAGGGAAGCATCGCCGGCACCGGACAGGCGCTCCCCGGATCTCCCAAAAAGTGACCATGATGGCAAAGAGGAAAGCGCCGAGGATGATATCGCCCTGGATGACAGTGACTCGGAAGAACCGAAGAAAGAAATAGACCAGGAGGACGACTGGAGGAGGAAAACGGGAGATCTGGACTCCGATAGCAAGCCCTGTCGGAAGAAGAAGACGCGCACGGTGTTTTCCAGAAGTCAGGTCTTCCAGCTGGAGTCCACCTTCGACATAAAGCGCTACCTGAGCAGCTCGGAGAGGGCCGGCCTGGCCGCGTCCCTTCACCTGACAGAGACGCAGGTGAAAATCTGGTTTCAAAATCGGAGGAATAAGTGGAAAAGGCAGCTGGCCGCGGAGCTGGAGGCGGCCAACCTGAGCCATGCGGCGGCGCAGAGGATTGTGCGGGTTCCCATACTTTACCACGAGAACGGGGCCACAGAAACCGCCGGGGGCCCCGCTGCAATCTCCCCGGGCAGCCAGTCACTCCTGGCTTTCCCCCACCACATGTACTATTCCCACCCGGTGCCCCTGCTGAGGCCTGTTTAA
- the bub3 gene encoding mitotic checkpoint protein BUB3 yields MTGSNEYKLNQGPEDSISAVKFSPSATQFLLVSSWDCTVRLFDVGGNTMRMKYQHAAPVLDCAFYDPTHSWSGGLDAQLKTHDLNTDQGTIVGTHDAPIRCVEYCPEVNVMVTGSWDRSVRLWDPRTPCNAGTFTQPEKVYTLSVAGDRLIVGTAGRRVLVWDLRNMGYVQQRRESSLKYQTRCIRAFPNKQGYVLSSIEGRVAVEYLDPSPEFQKKKYAFKCHRLKEEGIEQVYPVNAISFHSIHNTFATGGSDGFVNIWDPFNKKRLCQFHRYPTSIASLAFNNDGTMLAIASSYMHEKGDINHPEDAIFIRQVTDAETKPKST; encoded by the exons ATGACGGGCTCGAACGAGTACAAGCTAAACCAGGGACCAGAGGACAGCATCTCGGCTGTCAAGTTCAGTCCCAGCGCAACCCAGTTCCTGCTGGTTTCCTCTTGGGACTGCACTGTCCGTCTCTTTGATGTTGGAGGCAACACCATGCGGATGAAGTACCAGCACGCGGCGCCGGTTCTCGACTGTGCTTTTTAT GACCCAACACATTCTTGGAGCGGAGGCTTAGATGCACAATTAAAAACGCATGATTTGAACACAGACCAAG GTACTATCGTCGGAACACATGATGCCCCCATTCGTTGTGTGGAATACTGCCCAGAGGTTAATGTTATGGTAACGGGTAGCTGGGACAGATCAGTTCGGCTATGGGACCCAAGGACGCCCTGCAATGCTGGCACCTTTACGCAGCCTGAAAAG GTGTATACCCTCTCTGTGGCTGGAGATAGGCTGATTGTTGGCACAGCTGGGAGACGAGTACTGGTCTGGGATTTGAGAAACATGGGCTACGTACAGCAAAGAAGAGAGTCCAGTCTCAAGTATCAAACCCGCTGCATTAGAGCCTTCCCCAACAAACAG GGCTACGTCTTGAGTTCAATCGAGGGACGTGTAGCCGTGGAGTACCTGGACCCAAGCCCGGAGTTTCAGAAGAAGAAGTATGCCTTCAAATGCCACAGGCTGAAGGAGGAAGGAATTGAGCAGGTTTACCCTGTCAACGCCATCTCATTTCACAGTATTCACAACACCTTTGCCACAG GTGGCTCAGATGGCTTTGTGAACATCTGGGACCCCTTCAACAAGAAGCGCCTGTGTCAGTTCCACAGGTACCCGACCAGCATCGCCTCACTGGCCTTTAACAACGACGGCACCATGCTTGCAATCGCCTCCTCCTACATGCACGAGAAGGGCGACATCAACCACCCAGAGGATGCCATCTTCATCCGCCAAGTCACAGATGCTGAGACGAAACCCAA GTCAACCTAA